The nucleotide window CGGAGCCGGTCTTGCCTCGGGCCGGCGCCCGGCATCGGCCGGCGTCTGCCCAGGGCGTTCGACTCCCACCCCACCGTCAGTGTCCCCCTCCGTCGGTTCGAAGACGTCCGGAAGGACGACCTCCAGGATTTCCTCGTCGAAGTCCTCCGCGTCGGCAGGAGGAACGGGTGGATTCTGGGCGGTCGCCGTCATCAGAATCAGTGCGCCACTCCCCGCCAGCAGGAATTGTCGGATGGTTTTCATTTCAGCTCCTGTTCTCTTAATTGCATCAATCGTCGCAAAACTTCGCTGGCGTCCTCTCCCCCGGCCGGCGCCGGGGACGCGGTGGCCGAACCCGCGTTCCCCGTCCGGTCCCAACTGCGCGTGGGTCGGGATGACGCCGCCCGCCCTCCGTCATCGCCCCGGCGCCCGCTGGCAGCCATGAACCCCTCTCCCGCGGACGACGGGCGCCACTCGCCCTCGTCCTCCCGCCTCATGCCCGACGATACCCTCAAATCGACGCCGCCGCCCTCGCTTTTGAGGCGAACCTCCCCTTCGTGGATGGCCTCGATGGTGTAACCCGCGATGGTGTCCCCCACGGAAAGGACCGCCCGGTATTCGGAGCGACTGCCATCGAACACGGCAAACCGGCCCTTCTCGTAACTGAGGGTTCCCACCAGCGCGAACGTGTCCACCCGGACCGTCCGGCGTTCCTCCCGCGGCGGGGCCGGCGGCGCGGCCGAACGCGCAGTTCTCTGGGGATTGAAGATGTTGCGCTCGGCGATCATGCCGAACTCGGCGAGGCCGGAATCCGGCGCCGCGTTGGTCTGGGCCCACCCCCCCATCGACACCAGCATCGCCGTCGCCAGCACCAGGGCACGGCACTCCAACCACCCCCGGACGAGCCATCGGGTGAAAGGCAGGGAACGTGTCGGTGTCCGTGTCATGATCCGGTTGTGGGAAGCATCAGCACGCTGATCTGGAGGCTGAGGTTCAATTGGTCGCCCCGGGGATCCCGTGCGCTCAATTCCAGGGTTTCGATCCTCACCGGGAGCGGATCCTTCTCCAGCAAATAGAGGAAGTGCGTCAGGCGCGAGAGATTTCCGAACGCATCCGCCCGGCACTCGATCACCATCGAGTCCTCCGGACCCCGCCGCCACTGGGGCCGGATCGCGCTGATTCCCACGCCGCTCTCCCGCGACCACCGGTCGAAGGCCCCCAGCAACTGGTTCTCCGCCACCGAAACATCCCGTGGCAGCGCCTCCCTCCGCATCGACGCCCATCGATCCCGGATCGCCCGCTCCCGGTCCAGCAGCATCTGCCCCTGGGTGACCTTCTTGCGCAGATCGGCAACGCGCGCCGAACGCGCCTTCCATGCACCCGTCAGCGGATCGAGGATCATCCGCTCCCCCAGCAGGATCCCCAAGGCAACCCCCGCCAGGATCAATAGCATGCGCTGTCGGCTGGCTCCGCTCATTGGCCTCCTCCGTCCGTCCACTGAAAGTTGAAGGTGAACTCCACCGGCCCCTCGCCCCGCATCTGTTCGGTCTTCAAATCGTCGATCTCCGGGGCTGCCCCCAAACGGGTCCGCGCCTGCAGTAGGGCTTCGCGATCCCGCGCCGTTCCGCTGCACACCACCGACGTCGGACCCCGCATCTCGACGCTCCGCGCCCAAACCCGCCCGTCCTCCGGAAACGCCTCGGTCAGGCGCCGCAGCACTTTCAGGGACCGGACGGAATCGTCGTACCAGGGCCGGTAAAGGCGGATCTGCTGCTGCATGGCCTCGATCTCACCCACCTGCCTCGCCATCACCGACCACCGGGATCCCCAGTGCCAGAGGCCCACCTGCTGCACTCCGAAGCTGCCTGCGGTCAGAAGAGCCAAGGCTCCCGCCGCGCTGGCCGTCCACGCCAGTTTCCGGGAGGCATACCGCGCCGCCAATCGCTCCCACCGGCTCACCTTCGGGGGAAGCAGTTCCACCCCGGGAAGACTCGCCGTCAACTGGCGCGCCGCCAGGCACAACGCCGTGCTCACCGGCGTTCCCGACGGCAGCACCGCCGGAAACGCATCCACCGGCAGTTCCCGGACCCATTCCACCGACAGCTTCCAGGACGCCGCCTTGAGCTGCATCTCCTCGAATAATTCCTCCACCGCCTCATCGCCCCCGAACACCCGCACCCGGCGAAGCCCCGCCCGCACGGATGTGGGCAACTGGCCCAGGGTGATCCGCAGTTCCCGCGTCAGCACGTCGGGCCGCAGGGCGGGACCTCCGGACTCCGTCTCGTACACGCCCTCGACACGCCTCAACACCGCCATGCCGCCCCCGTAGGTCACCAGCACCCCGAGCCCGCCGTCGTCCGGAAGGAGGGTCATGGTCCCCTCGTCCGGGCTTTCCGCCATCCGGGGCAGCGCCGCCAAACCCGACGAGAACGTCACCGGACGCAATTGCGCCGCCGCCAGGACCTCCTCCAACCGGGCCACATGGTCCCGGGTCACGGCGACCAACGTCGCCCAGACCTCGCCTTCCGGCGTCCGGAACCGCGACTCGGCCAGCACCATCGACTCCGTTCCGAAGGGAAAGCCCCGCTCGGCCTCGAGTTCGAGAAAACTCCGCAGATCGTCCTCGCTGAGATCCGGTAGCCGCACGGAAAGAGTCAGCAGCCAGTCGGGCGGCAGGCATACCGCGCATCGCCGCTCCCGGAATCCCGCCGCGTCCAGTTGCTGCCGGATCTCGCGCCCGACCAACTGGGGATCGTTGGTCAGCAGATCGAGCGAAAGCGGGACCCAAGCGGTCTTGAGCACCTCGATCCGCCCGTTGCTCCGACGCAGGGCCGCCGCCCGCAGCCGATGCCCTTCAAATGCCAGTCCGAGCAGGGTTCCCCCGCCGCGTTGATTCAGAATCCCCTTCATCGTGCGCCTCCCGTCAGCAGCAGTTCCCGCCTCGTCTCCGGCCCCAACGCCCACCCCAGGTGCGTCAGATCCCGTCGCGCCACCATCCGCACCGTGCCGCCTTCGGTGTCGAACACCCATCGCTCCCGCCGATACCCGCGCCCATAAGGGCCCACCGCCGCAATGTCCGCGCTGAACTGGTAGCTGCGCCCCGTGAGATACGGGCCGGCCCGGATCGCGTCCTCCTCGCCCAGGACCTCGGTCACCCAGGCCAACGTCGGCACATCCAGGTTGAGGGACCGCCGATGCGCGACCAGCGTGGGCGCGTTCTCCGGACCGATGCCAGGCAGACAGGCCAGCACCGTCTCGCTGGCCGTGTTCACATTGACCTTGCCCCAATCGCCCTCCGGGCCGGCCACCCGGATGTCCTCCTCCACCTGCGCCAGTTCGTCGGCCGTCATGCCCGACCGGATATAGAACTGCAGGACGCTCCCGAAGCCTTCCGCCAGCGCGCCCAACCGCGCCAGGATCTCATTGCCGCGCTCCGTCCCGAAACGCTCCTGCAGCAGCGATCCCACCGCCGCCTCATCGATGCCGTCCGCCGAAAGGTCCAGCCGGGCCGTTCCCGTCGGGGTCATCGCCGGTTCACGGCTGGATACGGTCACGTACTCGATCAACCCTGGATCCAGCCGCCCGTCCCGGTTGTCGAAGGGCGGCGACGCCTCGCCGTCGTTTTCGTTGGCATCCAGCACCCCGTTCCAGTTGGTGTCCTCCCCAAACAGGATCTCGAGGTCCATGCCGTGCACCAACCGAAGCTCCTCCACCGATTCGAACGGACCGTTCTTGCACCGGTAGGGCGGGTTCAACCGCAGGTACACCTCGTCCTCGGCGCCCCCCGGTGAAGGCTCCGAATCGGTGTCCCGCCAGTCCACGATCGCCGCCGCCAGCTCCGGCGTCATCCGCGGCAGCCACTGGAGGACCTCGATGCTGGCGGCATTCAGATTCAGCCGCGAAGACTCGTCCACGAGTTCGAAATAGAGCCGGTTCGCGCCATCCGACGCGTCCCCACGCCCGATCAGCCAGAACGTCGCCTCGCCCACCGGCACCGCCTCGGCCCGATAACTCCATCGATCCGGCAACCGGCCGGATACGGTGGCAAGATGCAGGACATTGGTCACATACCGGGCTGCACCGGCGATCGCCTGTTCCGCCGCCAGCCCCGAACTCCGGTGGTCCGCAGCCCGCAGTTCCATCCCCATCGAATGGGCAAAGTACAGCGTCAGGCTCACCAGTCCGAAGGCCACCCACAGCACAATCACCAGGACCGCGCCCCGCTCCCGGGTCCGGGGCCCCGCCCCCCGCCCCCCGCCCCCCGCCTTCCCTGGATGGCAACTCGGCCCGTTCATCGCCCGCCTCCTCCTTCGGCCGCCGAAAGCGTGTTGGTCCTGCCGTCCACCGGCAGGGGCACCACCAGTTCGATCAGGGGCGGCAGTTCGCCGCGGTTCCCCGGCGCCGCCAGTTGCAGTTCGACCCGGATCGCCGCCGGCAGCGGAATCTCCTCGATCGTCGAGTCCCAATCCGTCCGCCACTGGCTGCCGTCGTAGTAGGAGAAGTCGAGCCGCTCGACCCCGCCCAGCAACCGTTGCCACTCCGGCGTGTCCTCCACCGGCGCCAGGAGATTGCGCCTCACCGACCGCACCAGGTCCTGGCCCGCCGCCTCCCGGGAACCAGGATCCACAAGGAGATAGGCCACCCGTTGCACCTCCGACCACGGGTGTCGATCGGTCAGGGCCCCCGTCGCGGTGTGGAAGTCGGGGCTGACCTGTCCAAGTTCCAACACCCGGGACCCGGAGGTCTGCAGCGCGCCGGACAGCAATCCCCGGGGAGGCACAATCCCCGCCAGATCGCGCCGCAACAGGTTCAACGTCCGCTCCAGGGGCAACGCCTCCTCGAAGGTGCGGGTCGCCCGGTTCCGAAGCTGCAAGCCCCCGAAGAAAACCCCGTTGATCGCCACCAGCACGAAGGCCGCCACCGCCACCGCCAGCATCACCTCCAGCAGGGTGAAGCCGCTCCTCCTTGGCCACGGTTGGATCGCGGGCAGGTTCACAGTACGTAAGGGTCCACCAGCGTGCTCAGCCGTACCGCGTACTCCTGGTCCTGAACCCGGTACGCCACCTCCACCGTCACCTGTCGCATCGCATCCTCCGACCACGGCTCGGTCCGGACCGTCCACCGATACTCGAAGACGCCGTCCAGAACGGCGCCGCTGGGCTGACCGGCCGCCTGGGCCCCCGTCACCAGCCACTCGTTCAGAATGCGCTCTCCCACCCGCGCGGCCACCGCCTTGCGATGCCCGACCTGCCCGGCCCGTTGCGCCACCCGCAGCCCTTCCACGGCCACCGGGATCACGATGGCCATGAACAACAGCGCCGCGAGCACCTCGGCCAGGGTGAATCCCCGGACCGATCCCGCCCGCACCCGTTCACCAGATGCGGTAGGGCGATGGTGCCTCGGATCGCAGTTCATACAGCAGTCGATTGGTGGATTGCGTCAGCCAGACGGCGCTCTCCCCGCCCTGACGCAGCACGATGTATTCCGGACTCGTCTCTCCCAGGTAGCCGTCCGGCAGGAAACTGATCCGCGGCAAGCCAAGTCGCGAACGCCCGCGATCCGCGATGCCCCAACCCGGCACCGCCCCCAGTCCGGTCAACATCGCCTCCTCGGGCCGCATCGATAACGGGTCCGCCCGCGGCGGCTCGCTGGCTTCCATCTCCAGCAGCGGATCCACCTTGAACTCGATCGCCCGGCCGTCCTCCTCGAGGAATCCCGCCGCCGCCTCCAATCCATACCGCCCCTCGATCCCGTCGATCCAGAGGATCATCGGAACCCCCTCGGAGATGGCCCGGCTCTGTGCATACCGCGTCAACGACAGCAACCGGCGCGCCTCCGAATCCAGCACCCGCCCGCGGAAGAACTCCCGCAGCGACGGAATCGTCAGCGCAAAGGCGATGCTCAAGAGCGCCATGACCAGGATCAACTCGATCAGCGTGAACCCAGGAAGCGCCCGCCATGACCGGGCTCCCTGCGCCCCCCGATCGGCGGGAAGGGAAGCCCACCGGGTCGGCCTGACCTCCGGCATCCATGGCTTCCGCCGTTCGCTCCATGGCCCACAAAGCCTACCGGCTCGACTGGAAGTTCGTGATGTCATCGTCGGTTCCGTCCTGCCCGTCGGGCCCCACGGACCAAAGATCGTACGACGACACGTTCCGGCGTCCCGGGCTCTCGTAGAGATAGGGGCGCCCCCATGGGTCGTCGGGAATGTCGCCGCGCATGTACGGGCCCTTCCAGTCCCTGGCGTCCCGGGGTTGCTCCACCAGGTCCAGCAGACCGTCCCGCCCGCGCGGATAGTGGCCGTTGTCCACCTCGAACGCGTCGAGTGCGGTGCCGAAGGTGGCGATCTGCGACTGCGCCGCCGTGATCCGTGCCTGCTCGGTGCGGCCGGAGAACTTGGGCACGACGATGGCCGCCAGGATGCCAAGGATCACCAGCACCAGCAGCAGCTCGATCAGGGTGAAACCGCGCTGGCCGTGACGCGACGGCAGCCCGGCGCCACCCTGGGAGCCCGGAACACTGCGACCCATTGGGATTCGGGAATGACAGTTCATTTGATGTAGTCCTGAAGCGTGAAGATCGGGATGACCATGCCGATGAAAATCGTGCCGATGAAGCCGGCGATGGCGAACAGCATCAGGGGTTCGGCCAGCGCCACCGCCATCCGCAACTGGCGATCGAGGTCACCCTCGGTGACATCCGCCAGCCGGACCAGCTCGCGATCCAGCCGCCCGCTCTCCTCCGCCACCGAGATCATCTCGAGGACCGATCCCGGGAACAGCCCGCGCGAATCGGCCAGACTCGCGCCAAGCGCCTTGCCCTCCTTCACCCGCTCGATCGACAGCGAGACGGCATCCACGAGGATCTGGTTCCCGATCGAGCGCCGCGCCACATTCAACCCGTTGATCAGCGGAACACCCGCGCCCAGCAGCGTCCCCAGCATCCGGCAGAAGCGTGCCATGGCGAACTGGGCCACCAACCCCCCGAGCACCGGCATCCGCAGGATCGCCCCTTCCCAGTGGCGACGACCGGCGGGCGATACCAGCCACTGCCGGACCATCACGCCCACGACCGCAGCCCCCGCCGCCAGAAACAGGCCGTACCCGCGCATCGCCTCGCTGACCGAAACAATCGCCTGCGTCAACAGGGGCAACTGGGCGCCGAAGCCCGCGAAAATCCCCTGGAATCGCGGGATGAAAAACACCAGCAGAAAGACCAGCACGCCCAGGGCCAGGATCAGGAGAATCACCGGGTAGAGCAGCGCCGCCGCCACCTTTCCCCGCATCTCCTTCTCCCGCGCCTGGAAGTCCGCGATCTGCGCCAGCACGACGTCAAGGAACCCGCCCGTCTCGCCGGCTTCCACCATCGCGACATACACCCGCGGAAACGTCTCCGGCGAAAGGGCCATCGCCCCCGCCAGCGGCATGCCGTCCACCACCCGGTCGTGGATCTCCTTCCATTTCGCGCACGCCGCCGGGGTGCTCCCCTCCCGATGCAGAATCACCAGGGCCCGGCTCAATGGCACCCCGGCGGCCAGCAGGCTGGAAAGCAGCCGGGTGAAGTTCTCCAGCGCCCGGGGGGTGATGCGCTGCGATCCAAACCATGCCCCGACCGATCCAGCCCCGCCCGCCGGACGGCTCCCGTCCGCCCCCGAACCCGGCTTCCCGCCTTTCGCAGCGGAACCGTCCCCACGGCTCTCCACCAGACTGACCGGGCGAAGGCGCTGGACCGCCATCCGACGCAGGGCCTCCTGACGCCCGCCCGCCTCGACCCGACCCTGGGTGAGGCTCCCGTCGGGTTGAAGGGCGCGATACTCGAAGACAGGCATGCCGTCCCAATCCCTTACGCTGCCTCGGCCGACGGAAGGTCAGCCACATTGTCCGCCGACTCCCCGCCCAGGGCCTGATCCTTGGTCACCCGCAGCACCTCCTCCGGGGTGGTGAGACCCAGCCGGACAAGACGCCAGCCATCCTCCGCCAGCGAACGCATCCCGGCACGCCGGGCCGCCTCCCGAAGCACGTCACTCGAAACATTCTTCAGGATGAGCCGCCGGATCTCCGGGTCGGTGTCCATCCACTCGAAAATCGCCCGGCGCCCGTGATACCCCGTCTTCCGGCATTCGCGGCATCCGACCGCGCGGAAGATGCGCTCCTCCCGCGGCATCCCGAGTTGTTCGCGGACCACCATGGCCGCCGGTCGCACATCCTCCTCCTTGCACGCCGGACACAGCACGCGGACCAGGCGCTGCGCCAGCACCGCCTCGAGCGACGATGCCACCAGGTACGGCTCGACCCCCATGTCCACCAGCCGGGTCAGCGCCCCGGGGGCGTCGTTGGTGTGCAGGGTGGAGAACACCAGGTGACCGGTCAGCGAAGCCTGCACCGCAATCTGGGCCGTCTCCTGATCCCGGATCTCGCCCACCAGGATCACATCGGGATCGTGCCGCAGGATGGACCGCAGCCCCTTGGCGAAGGTCAGTCCCGCCTTCTCCGAGACCTGGATCTGGTTGACCCCCCGGAGCTGGTATTCGATCGGATCCTCGATGGTGATGATCTTCCGGACCGAGTCGTTGATCTCGTGGAGCGCCGTATAAAGGGTCGAGGTCTTGCCGCTGCCGGTCGGACCGGTCACCAGGACAATCCCATGGGGCAGTCCCAGCACACGCCGGAAGGACGCCAGTCCCGGGGCGTCCATCCCCAGTGAGTCCATCCCCCGGAAGGTGGCGTTCTGCCGGAGCAGACGCAGCACCACCGCTTCCCCGTGGAGCATCGGGATCACCGAGACGCGGATGTCCACTTCGCTGTCGTCGAGCCGGATCTTGATGCGCCCGTCCTGGGGCAGGCGCTTCTCGGCGATGTTGAGGTGGCTGAGAATCTTGACCCGCGAGACGATCGCCGGCTGGAACCGCTTGATCTGGGCCGGCACCGGAATCTCCTGCAGCACGCCGTCGATCCGGTACCGGATCCGCAATTCGTTCTCGAAGGGCTCGAGATGGATGTCCGAGGTGCGGAGTTCGATGGCATCCCGCAGAACCTGGTTCACGAATCGGATGATCGAGGCGTCCTCGGCGGCGTTGTCGAGGTTGGTGTCCTCGTCCGCCTCGTCGTCCACCACCTGGAGCGGCGCCTCCTCATCGAGGGTGTCGATGGTGTCGGCCCCCACGCCGAGATGCTTCTTCATCTCCCGCTGGATGGCCTCCGAAGGAGCCAGCAACGGTTGCAGCCGAAGTCCGGTCAGGGTCTTCAGGGTGTCCAGGGGCTGGGTGGCGAACAGGCGGCTCGTCGCCACCTCGACACTCCCGTTGACCCGCCGCAGGGGAAGCAGTTCGTCCTTCAACAGGAGTCGCGCAGGGAACAACGACAGCACCTGCTTGTCGGGTTCCACCCCGTCCAGGGTCGAAAACCCAACGC belongs to Verrucomicrobiia bacterium and includes:
- a CDS encoding type II secretion system protein, whose product is MRAGSVRGFTLAEVLAALLFMAIVIPVAVEGLRVAQRAGQVGHRKAVAARVGERILNEWLVTGAQAAGQPSGAVLDGVFEYRWTVRTEPWSEDAMRQVTVEVAYRVQDQEYAVRLSTLVDPYVL
- a CDS encoding type II secretion system F family protein, with amino-acid sequence MPVFEYRALQPDGSLTQGRVEAGGRQEALRRMAVQRLRPVSLVESRGDGSAAKGGKPGSGADGSRPAGGAGSVGAWFGSQRITPRALENFTRLLSSLLAAGVPLSRALVILHREGSTPAACAKWKEIHDRVVDGMPLAGAMALSPETFPRVYVAMVEAGETGGFLDVVLAQIADFQAREKEMRGKVAAALLYPVILLILALGVLVFLLVFFIPRFQGIFAGFGAQLPLLTQAIVSVSEAMRGYGLFLAAGAAVVGVMVRQWLVSPAGRRHWEGAILRMPVLGGLVAQFAMARFCRMLGTLLGAGVPLINGLNVARRSIGNQILVDAVSLSIERVKEGKALGASLADSRGLFPGSVLEMISVAEESGRLDRELVRLADVTEGDLDRQLRMAVALAEPLMLFAIAGFIGTIFIGMVIPIFTLQDYIK
- a CDS encoding general secretion pathway protein GspK translates to MNGPSCHPGKAGGGGRGAGPRTRERGAVLVIVLWVAFGLVSLTLYFAHSMGMELRAADHRSSGLAAEQAIAGAARYVTNVLHLATVSGRLPDRWSYRAEAVPVGEATFWLIGRGDASDGANRLYFELVDESSRLNLNAASIEVLQWLPRMTPELAAAIVDWRDTDSEPSPGGAEDEVYLRLNPPYRCKNGPFESVEELRLVHGMDLEILFGEDTNWNGVLDANENDGEASPPFDNRDGRLDPGLIEYVTVSSREPAMTPTGTARLDLSADGIDEAAVGSLLQERFGTERGNEILARLGALAEGFGSVLQFYIRSGMTADELAQVEEDIRVAGPEGDWGKVNVNTASETVLACLPGIGPENAPTLVAHRRSLNLDVPTLAWVTEVLGEEDAIRAGPYLTGRSYQFSADIAAVGPYGRGYRRERWVFDTEGGTVRMVARRDLTHLGWALGPETRRELLLTGGAR
- the gspG gene encoding type II secretion system major pseudopilin GspG, with translation MGRSVPGSQGGAGLPSRHGQRGFTLIELLLVLVILGILAAIVVPKFSGRTEQARITAAQSQIATFGTALDAFEVDNGHYPRGRDGLLDLVEQPRDARDWKGPYMRGDIPDDPWGRPYLYESPGRRNVSSYDLWSVGPDGQDGTDDDITNFQSSR
- the pilM gene encoding pilus assembly protein PilM, whose product is MKGILNQRGGGTLLGLAFEGHRLRAAALRRSNGRIEVLKTAWVPLSLDLLTNDPQLVGREIRQQLDAAGFRERRCAVCLPPDWLLTLSVRLPDLSEDDLRSFLELEAERGFPFGTESMVLAESRFRTPEGEVWATLVAVTRDHVARLEEVLAAAQLRPVTFSSGLAALPRMAESPDEGTMTLLPDDGGLGVLVTYGGGMAVLRRVEGVYETESGGPALRPDVLTRELRITLGQLPTSVRAGLRRVRVFGGDEAVEELFEEMQLKAASWKLSVEWVRELPVDAFPAVLPSGTPVSTALCLAARQLTASLPGVELLPPKVSRWERLAARYASRKLAWTASAAGALALLTAGSFGVQQVGLWHWGSRWSVMARQVGEIEAMQQQIRLYRPWYDDSVRSLKVLRRLTEAFPEDGRVWARSVEMRGPTSVVCSGTARDREALLQARTRLGAAPEIDDLKTEQMRGEGPVEFTFNFQWTDGGGQ
- a CDS encoding type II secretion system protein GspJ — protein: MNLPAIQPWPRRSGFTLLEVMLAVAVAAFVLVAINGVFFGGLQLRNRATRTFEEALPLERTLNLLRRDLAGIVPPRGLLSGALQTSGSRVLELGQVSPDFHTATGALTDRHPWSEVQRVAYLLVDPGSREAAGQDLVRSVRRNLLAPVEDTPEWQRLLGGVERLDFSYYDGSQWRTDWDSTIEEIPLPAAIRVELQLAAPGNRGELPPLIELVVPLPVDGRTNTLSAAEGGGGR
- a CDS encoding type II/IV secretion system protein, which codes for MPEPLHKMVEARQLSAADAEEWRDRWGSGEGVGAGEEEILRWVAREYGVGFSTLDGVEPDKQVLSLFPARLLLKDELLPLRRVNGSVEVATSRLFATQPLDTLKTLTGLRLQPLLAPSEAIQREMKKHLGVGADTIDTLDEEAPLQVVDDEADEDTNLDNAAEDASIIRFVNQVLRDAIELRTSDIHLEPFENELRIRYRIDGVLQEIPVPAQIKRFQPAIVSRVKILSHLNIAEKRLPQDGRIKIRLDDSEVDIRVSVIPMLHGEAVVLRLLRQNATFRGMDSLGMDAPGLASFRRVLGLPHGIVLVTGPTGSGKTSTLYTALHEINDSVRKIITIEDPIEYQLRGVNQIQVSEKAGLTFAKGLRSILRHDPDVILVGEIRDQETAQIAVQASLTGHLVFSTLHTNDAPGALTRLVDMGVEPYLVASSLEAVLAQRLVRVLCPACKEEDVRPAAMVVREQLGMPREERIFRAVGCRECRKTGYHGRRAIFEWMDTDPEIRRLILKNVSSDVLREAARRAGMRSLAEDGWRLVRLGLTTPEEVLRVTKDQALGGESADNVADLPSAEAA